In Chryseobacterium lactis, a single genomic region encodes these proteins:
- a CDS encoding thioredoxin family protein yields the protein MKKIISGISIFCAVIISAQEAIQFQELPYKDIIAKAKKEKKLVFIDAYASWCGPCKMMEKNVFTQKSVGEYFNTNFINARFDMEKGEGREIASKFGVRSYPTYLFLNGEGELVSRNTGYMEESLFVAMAQDINAPGNKKGSLKERFANGEKNPEFLINVMKLNSETDYNFAKKASERYFENKKKTEELSKEEVGFLLYFLKSTEDGNYSTFTSRKAEIIKFLPEETYNEFDAQIKLSKIVEQSIDDKNKRINEDSFMKAAEPLVGKQAAMTKLNQTKLAFYEQNANFPEYEKAALDYYKNSDSFEPNELLRAAWVFADHVKTVSSLKKATEWAEKSVMRGETSENTYILAKLYYLTGNKEMAKSYAEMSKNMAVQANSDSKLAEELLKQIK from the coding sequence ATGAAGAAGATCATCTCCGGGATATCTATTTTTTGTGCTGTCATTATTTCTGCTCAGGAAGCAATTCAGTTTCAGGAACTACCATACAAAGACATTATTGCAAAAGCCAAAAAGGAAAAAAAGTTGGTTTTTATTGATGCTTATGCTTCATGGTGTGGCCCCTGCAAAATGATGGAAAAAAATGTGTTCACTCAAAAATCCGTCGGAGAGTATTTCAATACCAACTTTATCAATGCAAGATTTGATATGGAAAAGGGAGAAGGGAGAGAAATCGCTTCCAAATTTGGAGTTCGCTCCTACCCTACCTATCTTTTCCTGAATGGTGAAGGCGAGCTTGTGTCAAGAAACACCGGTTATATGGAGGAAAGTCTTTTTGTGGCAATGGCCCAGGACATCAACGCTCCGGGTAATAAAAAAGGATCCCTGAAGGAACGATTTGCCAATGGAGAAAAGAATCCTGAATTCCTGATCAATGTAATGAAGTTGAATTCAGAAACGGATTATAACTTTGCGAAAAAAGCTTCTGAAAGATATTTTGAAAATAAAAAGAAAACAGAGGAACTTTCAAAAGAGGAAGTTGGTTTCCTGTTGTACTTCTTAAAATCAACTGAAGATGGCAATTATTCTACCTTTACTTCCAGGAAAGCCGAAATTATTAAATTCCTCCCGGAAGAAACTTACAACGAATTTGATGCTCAGATTAAATTATCAAAAATAGTAGAACAGTCTATTGATGATAAAAACAAAAGAATCAACGAAGACTCCTTTATGAAGGCCGCTGAACCTTTGGTAGGAAAACAAGCCGCTATGACGAAGCTCAACCAGACAAAACTTGCCTTCTACGAGCAAAATGCTAATTTTCCGGAATACGAAAAAGCTGCATTAGACTACTATAAAAATTCGGATAGTTTTGAGCCTAATGAACTTTTAAGAGCTGCATGGGTATTCGCTGATCATGTAAAGACAGTCTCCTCTTTAAAGAAAGCTACAGAATGGGCAGAAAAATCTGTCATGAGAGGAGAAACCTCCGAAAATACCTATATTCTTGCAAAGCTTTATTACCTGACTGGCAATAAAGAAATGGCTAAGAGCTATGCAGAAATGTCGAAAAATATGGCTGTACAAGCCAACAGCGATTCTAAACTGGCAGAAGAATTATTAAAGCAAATAAAATAA
- a CDS encoding DUF3575 domain-containing protein — protein sequence MNFKLVTAVLAFLSVGTINAQENGQGQDKSLYIKGNALFIPIGILNAGVEKQISPKYTIQGDVFISPWKSFAGHEMQFYSASIEGRYYFKEAFKHWYVGANIAFAAYNAQKWNYWNNNNLTVTDNGDILLSSNLYQKGYSVMLGATGGYQFQLSDRLNLDVYATIGTSQGFYKGYDRTTGLRYDGADKLNKSGEIIPYRGGIMISYKLK from the coding sequence ATGAATTTTAAATTAGTAACAGCAGTTTTAGCCTTCTTATCAGTTGGAACTATCAATGCTCAGGAAAATGGACAGGGACAGGATAAAAGCTTATATATAAAAGGTAATGCTCTGTTTATTCCGATCGGGATTTTAAATGCAGGAGTAGAAAAACAAATCAGTCCCAAATATACGATCCAGGGAGATGTTTTTATTTCCCCATGGAAATCTTTTGCAGGACACGAAATGCAATTTTATTCTGCATCCATTGAAGGAAGGTATTATTTCAAAGAGGCTTTCAAGCACTGGTACGTTGGGGCTAATATTGCATTTGCTGCTTACAATGCACAAAAATGGAATTATTGGAATAATAACAATCTTACTGTGACGGACAATGGAGATATTCTCTTAAGTTCCAATCTATATCAAAAGGGATATTCAGTAATGCTTGGTGCTACAGGAGGATACCAATTTCAACTGTCCGATCGTTTGAATCTTGATGTGTATGCCACAATTGGAACATCACAAGGCTTTTATAAAGGTTATGACCGTACAACAGGACTTCGTTATGATGGAGCAGACAAACTTAATAAAAGCGGGGAAATCATCCCTTACAGAGGCGGTATCATGATCTCTTACAAATTAAAATAA
- a CDS encoding exo-beta-N-acetylmuramidase NamZ family protein, producing MNLDFKIKNLLLICLIFLGVFNQYYSQTQVQPDFKTGADQPEVYLPLLKNKTIGIVTNQTGLMNDRTHLVDFLVKNNIKIKAIFAPEHGFRGDADAGAKVKNGVDVKTGIPIVSLYGNNKKPKPEQLKDIDIVVFDIQDVGVRFYTYISTLTYLMEAGAENNVEVMVLDRPNPHDGYTDGPVLKKKWASFVGMHEVPVVYGLTIGEYGKMVNGEKWLKNGVQAKYTVVPMKNYHKKQRYQILDKPSPNLPNDKAINLYPSLCFFEGTQVSVGRGTELPFQIYGSPWTEKLPYQFTPKPSYGAKDPFLNGKLCYGENLSDYPKDLRELNLEWVIKAYKNYKNPQLDFFLKNLWFDTLSGTDEFRKQIIAGKSIPEIKASWKKDLEGFEKIRTRYVMYKD from the coding sequence ATGAATTTAGATTTCAAAATTAAAAATTTACTTCTGATTTGCCTAATTTTTTTAGGAGTATTCAATCAATATTATTCTCAAACTCAAGTTCAACCGGATTTCAAAACCGGCGCGGATCAACCTGAAGTGTATCTGCCGTTGTTAAAAAATAAAACAATCGGAATTGTAACCAATCAAACAGGATTGATGAATGACAGAACCCATTTGGTAGACTTTTTAGTAAAAAATAATATAAAGATCAAAGCTATTTTTGCTCCGGAGCATGGTTTCAGAGGAGATGCAGATGCAGGCGCAAAAGTGAAAAATGGAGTAGATGTTAAAACCGGAATCCCCATTGTTTCTTTATATGGAAATAATAAAAAACCAAAACCGGAACAGTTAAAAGATATTGATATCGTTGTTTTTGATATTCAGGATGTTGGAGTGCGATTCTATACTTATATTTCTACTTTAACCTACCTTATGGAAGCTGGTGCTGAAAATAATGTTGAGGTAATGGTGCTGGATCGCCCGAATCCACATGATGGATATACCGACGGACCGGTTTTAAAAAAGAAATGGGCAAGTTTTGTGGGAATGCATGAAGTTCCTGTGGTTTATGGGCTGACAATTGGTGAATACGGAAAAATGGTAAATGGTGAAAAGTGGCTTAAAAATGGCGTTCAGGCAAAATATACGGTGGTTCCTATGAAGAATTATCATAAAAAACAACGCTATCAGATTTTAGATAAACCTTCTCCAAATTTACCTAATGATAAAGCAATTAACTTATATCCGAGCTTATGTTTTTTTGAAGGGACTCAGGTTTCTGTAGGAAGAGGTACAGAGTTGCCTTTTCAGATTTACGGTTCTCCCTGGACGGAAAAATTACCTTACCAGTTTACTCCAAAGCCTAGCTATGGAGCAAAAGATCCTTTCCTGAATGGCAAATTGTGCTACGGTGAAAATCTTTCCGATTATCCGAAAGATTTAAGGGAATTGAATCTGGAATGGGTGATCAAAGCCTATAAAAATTATAAAAATCCTCAATTGGATTTCTTTTTGAAAAACTTATGGTTTGATACTCTTTCCGGAACTGATGAATTCAGAAAGCAAATTATTGCAGGAAAATCAATTCCGGAGATTAAAGCTTCATGGAAAAAAGATCTGGAAGGTTTTGAAAAAATCAGAACCAGGTATGTAATGTACAAAGATTAG
- a CDS encoding ABC transporter permease, translated as MKFPLYFSRKIAFSKDNKNNLSRVIIFIGRLSVALGIIVSLITVATGFGSKKAIKERLADFSGHVTVRSTRSNSSYNTSILDNQGLNISKIKELPDVESVQKYVTVTGIMRNEHNFAGIIFKGIGKDFDSLRFKKFLIAGTTPKVTEIGFNNDVTISQKIANDLHLKLNDSIVTVFLKADQKPLYRKFRIVGIYKTDIKLIDEQFVIGGINHARKIQDMKPDEIGGVDIFLKNVNDIDKDFPEIEKLIGYKNYAEKATEKFPQITDWISIFDTNIALIIIIMLIVVVINIIMVLLILIIERTNSIGLLKTLGASNAQIRATFINYTLIIMIPGLLYGNAIGLGLILIQKFFGIIKLNPENYYVSTVPVDLNPVAIISISVGILIISGFALIIPSYLISKISPVKAIKYN; from the coding sequence TTGAAGTTTCCTTTATATTTCTCTAGAAAAATAGCGTTTTCCAAAGATAACAAAAATAACCTTTCAAGGGTTATCATCTTCATTGGCAGGCTTTCTGTAGCGTTGGGAATTATTGTATCCTTAATTACAGTAGCAACCGGTTTCGGCTCCAAAAAAGCTATTAAAGAAAGACTGGCAGATTTCAGCGGACATGTTACGGTGAGATCTACCCGTTCCAATTCCTCTTACAACACATCCATACTTGACAATCAGGGACTCAATATTTCTAAAATAAAAGAACTTCCGGATGTAGAAAGCGTGCAAAAATACGTTACCGTCACCGGAATCATGCGTAATGAGCACAATTTTGCCGGCATTATCTTCAAGGGAATAGGGAAAGATTTTGACAGTTTGAGATTTAAGAAATTTCTTATTGCCGGGACCACACCAAAAGTGACTGAAATAGGCTTTAATAATGATGTGACGATTTCGCAAAAAATAGCCAATGACCTTCACCTTAAATTAAATGACAGCATTGTCACCGTTTTCTTAAAAGCTGATCAGAAACCTCTTTATCGTAAGTTCAGAATTGTCGGAATCTATAAGACGGATATTAAACTGATCGATGAACAATTTGTAATCGGGGGAATTAATCATGCAAGAAAAATTCAGGATATGAAACCTGATGAAATAGGTGGAGTTGATATTTTCCTGAAAAATGTAAATGATATTGACAAGGATTTTCCTGAAATTGAAAAACTGATCGGTTATAAAAATTATGCAGAAAAAGCTACTGAAAAGTTCCCACAAATTACAGACTGGATCAGTATTTTTGACACCAATATTGCATTGATTATCATCATCATGCTAATTGTAGTCGTTATCAACATCATTATGGTTCTGTTGATTCTTATTATTGAGAGAACAAATTCTATTGGTTTGCTGAAGACTTTAGGAGCTAGTAATGCACAGATAAGAGCTACTTTCATCAATTATACCCTGATCATTATGATTCCGGGACTTTTATATGGAAATGCTATTGGACTTGGACTTATTTTAATTCAAAAATTCTTTGGAATCATAAAGCTTAATCCTGAAAATTATTATGTGAGTACCGTTCCGGTAGACCTTAATCCGGTTGCCATTATTTCTATTTCTGTAGGAATTCTGATTATATCCGGATTCGCTTTGATTATTCCAAGCTATCTGATTAGTAAGATTTCTCCGGTTAAGGCTATCAAGTATAATTAG
- a CDS encoding PLP-dependent cysteine synthase family protein, with amino-acid sequence MKYAKNILETIGNTPLVKLNKVLGEDFPALVLAKVETFNPGNSVKDRMALKMIEDAEKDGRLKPGGTIIEGTSGNTGMGLALAAIIKGYKCIFVTNSKQSKEKCDILRAVGAEVIVCPTDVKPTDPRSYYSVSKRLAKETENGWYVNQYDNLSNRAAHYESTAPEIWEQTEGKLTHFVVGAGTGGTITGCGTFFKEKNKDIKVIGVDTYGSILKEFHETGELHYDHAYTYITEGIGEDIIPENYDMAVIDHFEKVTDKDGAIYARKLAKEEGIFCGYSAGSAIASLIQMKDQFTKDDVIVVLLHDHGSRYVGKIYNDEWMKEMGWLE; translated from the coding sequence ATGAAATACGCAAAAAATATTCTTGAAACTATAGGAAATACACCGTTGGTAAAACTTAACAAAGTATTAGGTGAAGATTTCCCGGCATTAGTTTTAGCAAAAGTAGAGACCTTCAATCCCGGAAACTCTGTAAAGGACAGAATGGCTCTTAAAATGATAGAAGACGCTGAAAAAGACGGCAGATTAAAACCTGGAGGAACCATTATCGAAGGAACTTCCGGAAATACAGGAATGGGATTGGCACTTGCTGCGATCATCAAAGGCTACAAATGTATTTTTGTAACCAATTCCAAACAATCAAAAGAAAAATGCGATATTCTTCGTGCTGTAGGAGCAGAAGTTATTGTTTGCCCTACCGATGTAAAACCTACGGATCCTCGTTCTTATTATTCAGTATCCAAAAGACTGGCTAAAGAGACCGAAAACGGTTGGTATGTTAATCAATATGACAACTTATCCAACAGAGCCGCTCACTATGAGTCTACAGCTCCTGAAATCTGGGAACAAACAGAAGGGAAACTGACTCACTTCGTTGTAGGAGCAGGAACGGGAGGTACCATTACAGGATGTGGAACTTTCTTCAAGGAAAAAAATAAGGATATTAAGGTTATCGGAGTTGATACTTACGGTTCTATTCTTAAAGAATTCCATGAAACCGGAGAATTGCACTATGACCACGCCTACACTTATATTACAGAAGGAATCGGAGAAGACATCATTCCTGAAAACTATGATATGGCAGTTATTGATCATTTCGAAAAAGTGACAGATAAAGATGGTGCGATCTACGCAAGAAAGCTGGCTAAGGAAGAGGGGATTTTCTGTGGATATTCTGCAGGTAGTGCCATTGCTTCTTTGATTCAGATGAAAGATCAGTTTACTAAAGATGATGTCATCGTTGTATTACTTCATGACCATGGTTCGAGATATGTAGGAAAAATCTACAACGACGAGTGGATGAAAGAAATGGGGTGGCTAGAATAA
- a CDS encoding YcxB family protein — translation MNEEKVIILKPDRKSFEDIYFNGNQGSLLFSPTTRSKTITTIAAALILLIVFLLKDSFSKESHGILYFLSFIFLLCAVFLSVSVNKVSRWKKQVNHYLNVLDRCKIYEIRWDQNFFTVNIDGEKETSEWKDFSFFDSNNEFIALEGKYSYMFPKKSMSEKEYNLLKTILKNNIDKQ, via the coding sequence ATGAATGAGGAGAAGGTCATTATATTGAAACCTGACAGGAAGAGTTTTGAAGATATCTATTTTAATGGAAATCAGGGAAGTTTACTTTTTTCCCCGACAACAAGAAGTAAAACAATAACAACCATTGCTGCAGCTCTTATTTTACTGATTGTATTTCTTTTGAAAGATAGTTTTAGTAAAGAAAGCCATGGGATTTTATACTTTTTGAGTTTCATATTCCTGCTGTGTGCAGTTTTTCTGTCTGTAAGCGTTAATAAAGTTTCAAGATGGAAGAAGCAGGTAAATCATTATCTGAATGTGCTCGACCGCTGCAAGATTTACGAGATCAGATGGGATCAGAACTTTTTCACAGTGAATATTGACGGCGAAAAAGAAACCAGTGAATGGAAAGATTTTTCTTTTTTTGACAGCAATAATGAGTTTATCGCGCTGGAAGGAAAATACAGTTATATGTTTCCAAAGAAATCAATGAGTGAGAAGGAATATAATCTCCTCAAAACTATATTAAAAAATAATATTGATAAGCAATAA
- a CDS encoding chaperone modulator CbpM, with translation MSERISREELVKIYNIEITFFDELVDYGLLQIQIENNIHYLGYEDLPELEKFANWHYDLEINLPGLEVIHNMLKKLEALNQRNRELMNKLSAISEQYEDI, from the coding sequence ATGAGTGAAAGAATATCACGGGAAGAACTCGTAAAAATATACAACATTGAAATTACTTTTTTTGATGAGCTTGTAGATTATGGTTTATTACAGATTCAGATAGAGAATAATATTCACTATTTGGGGTATGAAGATTTACCGGAACTTGAAAAATTTGCTAACTGGCATTATGATCTTGAAATCAACCTTCCTGGCTTGGAAGTTATCCATAATATGCTTAAAAAACTGGAAGCTTTAAACCAAAGAAATAGAGAGCTGATGAACAAACTTTCGGCGATAAGTGAGCAATATGAAGATATTTAG
- a CDS encoding DnaJ C-terminal domain-containing protein, with the protein MAYIDYYKILGVDKSATQDDIKKAYRKQARKLHPDLNPDDKEAEKKFKELNEANEVLSNAENRAKYDKYGENWKHGEEYEKAQQQQQRQYQQQNYGGSYSGADFGEGEDFSDFFQDMFGGGGGFGKSSRGRASGKFKGQDVKAELNLNLRDAAQTHPQTFEINGKKVRITIPAGVYDGQQIKLKGHGNPGVNGGPNGDLYITFNIPVDPDFERIGDDLKTKVIIDLYTAVLGGDVKVNTLNGSVNLKVKPETQNGVTVRLKGKGFPVYKKDGEHGDLFVTYEVKLPTNLTEKQKEIFEQLKNS; encoded by the coding sequence ATGGCTTATATAGATTACTATAAAATTTTAGGCGTAGATAAAAGCGCTACCCAGGATGATATTAAGAAAGCCTACCGAAAACAGGCCAGAAAATTGCATCCTGATCTTAACCCAGATGATAAAGAAGCTGAAAAAAAGTTTAAAGAACTGAATGAAGCTAATGAAGTCCTTAGTAATGCTGAAAACCGGGCAAAGTACGACAAGTATGGTGAAAACTGGAAACATGGTGAGGAGTATGAAAAAGCTCAACAGCAGCAACAAAGGCAATATCAACAGCAAAACTATGGCGGTAGTTATTCCGGAGCTGATTTTGGAGAAGGGGAAGATTTTTCCGATTTCTTCCAAGATATGTTCGGTGGAGGCGGTGGTTTTGGAAAAAGTTCCAGAGGAAGAGCTTCCGGTAAGTTCAAAGGACAGGATGTAAAAGCTGAATTGAATCTGAATTTGAGAGATGCCGCCCAAACACACCCGCAAACCTTTGAAATAAATGGGAAAAAAGTAAGAATCACAATTCCGGCAGGGGTTTATGACGGTCAGCAGATCAAACTGAAAGGACATGGGAATCCGGGCGTAAACGGAGGCCCGAACGGAGATTTGTACATCACGTTCAATATTCCTGTGGATCCGGATTTTGAAAGAATTGGTGATGATCTGAAAACGAAAGTAATTATTGATCTCTATACAGCAGTTCTGGGAGGAGATGTAAAAGTGAATACTTTGAACGGAAGTGTAAATCTTAAGGTAAAACCGGAAACTCAAAATGGAGTTACTGTAAGGTTAAAAGGGAAAGGTTTTCCTGTCTATAAAAAAGATGGAGAACATGGTGATCTCTTTGTAACCTATGAAGTGAAACTGCCAACCAATCTTACTGAAAAGCAGAAAGAAATTTTTGAACAACTAAAAAATTCCTAA
- a CDS encoding dicarboxylate/amino acid:cation symporter: MKEVLKNYSGILFLLLGITVGSIIGIVAPNFVEYIKPIGDIFLNLLFVSVVPLVFFAVSNSIASLEHQSKFGKIILIMTLTFLFFILTAAIFTICAVYLFPVSGVSGSSEIIAETATEDTWGNRIVSFFTVGEFTELFSRRNMLALLVFAFMTGFAARKTGEKGEPFRVFIASGYEVMKELLLLVMKLAPIGLGAYFAFQVATLGPQLFGFYAKPLGLYYITGIIYFLVFFSIYAFMANGQNGVKSFWTNAIYPTLTAVSTCSSFATMPANLQAASKIGIPNSVANLVIPIGTTLHKNGSSMSSIIKIYVAFLIIGKDFFDPANLLLALGITVFVSIVAGGIPNGGYIGEMLMISVYKLPQEAIPAVMIIGTLVDPLATVLNSVGDIVAAMFVNRFVKVT, from the coding sequence ATGAAAGAGGTATTAAAAAACTACTCCGGAATTCTATTTTTACTGTTGGGAATAACTGTTGGAAGTATTATAGGAATCGTAGCACCCAATTTTGTAGAATATATTAAACCCATAGGAGATATTTTCCTTAATCTTCTTTTTGTAAGTGTAGTGCCTCTGGTATTTTTTGCCGTATCCAATTCTATTGCGTCTCTGGAGCACCAATCTAAATTTGGGAAGATCATTCTCATTATGACTCTTACCTTTTTATTTTTTATTCTTACGGCTGCAATCTTTACGATCTGTGCAGTCTACCTTTTCCCTGTTTCAGGAGTATCGGGAAGTTCTGAGATTATTGCTGAGACGGCTACTGAAGACACCTGGGGAAATAGAATTGTAAGCTTTTTTACGGTTGGAGAATTTACCGAACTTTTTTCACGGAGAAATATGCTGGCTCTTTTGGTATTTGCTTTTATGACAGGATTTGCAGCCAGAAAAACCGGAGAAAAAGGTGAACCGTTCAGGGTTTTTATTGCTTCGGGATATGAAGTTATGAAGGAGTTGCTTTTATTGGTTATGAAACTGGCTCCGATTGGGCTGGGTGCGTATTTCGCTTTTCAGGTAGCCACTTTGGGGCCACAACTTTTCGGATTTTATGCTAAACCATTAGGATTATATTATATTACCGGAATCATTTATTTTCTGGTCTTCTTTTCCATCTATGCGTTTATGGCCAATGGTCAGAATGGGGTTAAAAGTTTCTGGACTAATGCGATCTACCCTACTCTTACGGCTGTAAGTACGTGCAGCAGCTTTGCCACCATGCCTGCTAATCTACAGGCTGCATCTAAAATTGGTATTCCTAATTCGGTGGCGAATCTGGTGATTCCGATTGGCACAACGCTGCATAAAAACGGATCTTCCATGTCTTCTATTATCAAGATCTATGTGGCTTTTCTTATTATTGGAAAAGACTTTTTTGATCCTGCAAACTTACTTTTAGCATTAGGAATTACTGTTTTTGTAAGTATTGTAGCGGGTGGAATTCCCAATGGCGGATATATTGGTGAAATGCTGATGATTTCTGTTTACAAATTACCACAGGAAGCCATTCCGGCAGTAATGATCATTGGAACTTTGGTAGATCCTCTGGCCACTGTTTTAAACTCCGTAGGAGATATTGTCGCTGCTATGTTTGTCAATCGTTTTGTAAAAGTCACCTGA
- a CDS encoding DUF779 domain-containing protein gives METKISRLAATEKALNVIRQLENQYGPLMFYQAGGCCEGTQPQCFEKGGFFPRMNDAMIGTINGYEFWIDRDLFEYWQYSHFTLDVTDGFGPGGFSLETPLGKTFKVHYRLFSPEEYENLEPVKRSE, from the coding sequence ATGGAAACAAAAATATCAAGACTCGCCGCAACGGAAAAAGCACTTAACGTCATCCGTCAGCTTGAAAATCAATACGGTCCCCTGATGTTCTATCAGGCAGGAGGATGTTGTGAAGGTACACAACCGCAATGTTTCGAAAAAGGAGGATTCTTTCCCAGAATGAATGATGCAATGATTGGAACCATCAACGGATATGAATTCTGGATAGACCGCGATTTGTTTGAGTACTGGCAATACTCCCATTTTACACTTGATGTAACCGATGGATTTGGTCCCGGTGGTTTTTCATTAGAAACTCCTTTAGGAAAAACATTTAAAGTACATTACAGACTTTTTTCTCCGGAAGAATATGAAAATCTGGAGCCCGTGAAGCGCAGTGAATAA
- a CDS encoding aldehyde dehydrogenase family protein, giving the protein MSTLTEPRSATLLQRPEFKSKYDNYIDGKFTPPVKGQYFDVVSPVDGKNFTKVAHSSKEDLELAVNAADKAFQTWKNTSSTERSIILNKIADRIEQNLEYLATVETIDNGKAVRETLAADMPLAIDHFRYFASVIRAEEGSHNELDKDTVSLIVHEPLGVIAQIIPWNFPILMAVWKLAPALAAGNCVVLKPAESTPVSIMVLMELIGDLLPAGVVNIVNGFGAELGRALVTNPKVSKAAFTGSTATGRLVMQYATENIIPVTLELGGKSPNVFFNSVMDEDDEFLDKAIEGAVLFALNQGEICTCPSRLLVQEGIADAFIDKVIERVKAIKVGNPLDKTVMMGAQASQIQKDKILSYIQLGKEEGAEVLVGGDINNLGEELEDGFYIQPTIFKGNNRMRIFQEEIFGPVLAFTTFKDEEEAIKIANDTIYGLGAGVWTRDAHQLYNVPRQIEAGRVWVNQYHSYPAGAPFGGYKQSGIGRENHKMMLDHYRQTKNMLISYNKNKLGFF; this is encoded by the coding sequence ATGAGCACTCTTACAGAACCAAGATCAGCGACGCTTTTACAACGTCCTGAGTTCAAAAGTAAATACGATAACTATATTGACGGGAAATTTACTCCACCCGTTAAAGGACAATATTTTGATGTAGTTTCTCCAGTAGACGGCAAGAATTTTACCAAGGTGGCTCATTCATCCAAAGAAGATTTGGAATTGGCTGTCAATGCAGCGGATAAGGCATTTCAGACCTGGAAAAATACCTCATCAACAGAAAGAAGCATTATCCTCAATAAAATAGCAGACCGGATTGAGCAAAATCTAGAATACCTTGCTACCGTAGAGACCATCGATAACGGTAAAGCCGTGAGAGAGACATTAGCGGCAGATATGCCTCTGGCTATTGATCATTTCAGGTATTTTGCCTCTGTAATCCGGGCTGAAGAAGGATCCCATAACGAATTGGATAAAGATACCGTTTCCCTGATTGTACACGAACCTCTAGGAGTCATTGCACAGATCATTCCATGGAATTTTCCAATATTAATGGCAGTATGGAAGCTGGCTCCGGCATTGGCGGCAGGAAACTGTGTGGTATTAAAGCCCGCAGAAAGTACTCCCGTTTCCATTATGGTTTTAATGGAATTAATAGGAGACCTTTTACCGGCAGGCGTTGTCAATATCGTCAATGGTTTCGGAGCAGAACTGGGAAGAGCCTTAGTGACCAATCCTAAAGTATCAAAAGCAGCATTTACCGGTTCTACAGCAACAGGCCGCCTGGTAATGCAGTATGCAACAGAAAATATCATTCCTGTTACCTTAGAATTGGGAGGGAAATCTCCCAATGTTTTCTTCAATTCTGTAATGGATGAAGATGATGAGTTCTTGGATAAAGCAATTGAAGGAGCTGTTTTATTTGCCCTTAATCAGGGAGAGATCTGTACATGTCCGTCAAGATTACTGGTTCAGGAAGGTATTGCTGATGCCTTTATCGATAAAGTTATTGAAAGGGTAAAAGCGATTAAAGTAGGAAATCCGTTAGACAAAACAGTGATGATGGGGGCGCAGGCTTCACAGATTCAAAAAGATAAAATACTTTCCTACATCCAGTTAGGAAAAGAAGAAGGAGCGGAAGTACTGGTTGGAGGTGATATCAACAATCTTGGAGAAGAGCTGGAAGACGGATTCTATATTCAGCCTACCATTTTCAAAGGAAACAACAGAATGAGAATTTTCCAGGAAGAGATTTTTGGCCCCGTACTGGCATTTACAACCTTTAAAGACGAAGAAGAAGCTATAAAAATTGCCAACGACACAATCTATGGATTGGGTGCGGGAGTATGGACCAGAGATGCCCATCAGCTGTACAATGTTCCACGTCAGATTGAAGCGGGAAGAGTTTGGGTGAACCAATACCATTCTTATCCTGCAGGAGCCCCTTTTGGTGGGTACAAGCAATCTGGGATAGGAAGAGAAAATCACAAGATGATGCTCGACCATTACCGTCAGACCAAGAATATGTTGATTTCCTATAACAAAAATAAGTTAGGCTTCTTTTAA